Proteins co-encoded in one Capnocytophaga ochracea DSM 7271 genomic window:
- a CDS encoding glycoside hydrolase family 73 protein, translated as MTPKEFIKQYKPFALETERKTGISHLFILAQAALESSWGKNVPGNMFFGVKAGKDTPANKKQLLTTTEILSGPNLKHLFPLVVSVKMLPSGKYKYTVKDWFRKYDTPEECFTDHAQFFFKNKRYAKALLVRSDPYKFAEEVAKAGYATAPNYADSLKKLIKKMEENDSRI; from the coding sequence ATGACACCGAAGGAATTTATAAAGCAGTACAAACCCTTTGCTCTTGAAACAGAGCGCAAAACAGGTATTTCTCATCTCTTTATTTTGGCGCAAGCTGCGTTAGAGAGCAGTTGGGGAAAGAATGTGCCAGGCAATATGTTTTTTGGGGTGAAAGCGGGAAAGGACACACCCGCTAACAAGAAGCAATTACTAACTACAACGGAGATATTAAGCGGCCCTAATTTAAAGCACTTGTTTCCGTTGGTTGTATCGGTGAAGATGTTACCGAGTGGTAAGTACAAGTACACAGTTAAAGATTGGTTTAGGAAGTACGACACGCCCGAAGAGTGCTTTACCGACCACGCACAATTCTTTTTCAAAAACAAACGATATGCTAAGGCGTTGTTAGTAAGAAGTGACCCGTACAAGTTCGCTGAGGAGGTGGCAAAGGCAGGGTATGCTACTGCTCCTAATTACGCAGATAGTTTAAAGAAGTTAATCAAAAAAATGGAAGAAAATGACAGCAGAATTTAA
- a CDS encoding DNA methyltransferase, producing MNEYQEFLKSKERKVAEAGFELPDEELNPNLFNFQRYIVSKALRMGRYAIFADCGLGKTLMQLEWAHQVSKHTQKPVLILCPLAVAYQTISEGQKFGIKVEKYHDNEPLQGVYISNYEQLDNINTAQFVGVVLDESSILKNFTGKYKNALIKAFKNTPYKLCCTATPSPNDLNEIGNHSEFLNVLDAQDMRAKWFVRDEGMNNYRLKGHATNDFYGWISSWATMLTKPSDIGFSAEGYELPKLNYIEKEIQTQKRDNGMLFNPYSVSATEFQKELRNTLDQRIEAVAEIVNNSDEAFIVWVNQNEEEKKVLELIPDAVAVNGSEKTEVKEKKLLGFANGEFRVLVTKKKIAQFGMNFQNCHNQIFASLDFSFEGTYQAVRRSYRFGQTKEVNIYFITTDTMENVKQTRERKEQQFKEMQDQMNKFINGNAFGLLNSYEFKEVKTPNYWLMKGDSCIEIKRIPDNSVDLIIFSPPFSSLFTYSNYIHDMGNNESHEDFFKQYTFLLHDLYRILKPGRLMVCHTKDLAVYKNSSGYTGLYDFTGDHHRAVEAVGFKYHSKVNIWTDPVLEMQRTKTQRLLYKQLRKDSSYTGVGLPEYCTIFRKWEGNEEDWTPINNKNKENFPLDVWQHWASPTWNVEKGDIDHLHEVMEDYKVNTWFDIKRTDVLNGKKEATDLGDEKHIAPLQLSVIKRCVQMWSNKGETVFTPFLGIGSEIYEAVTLERYGIGIELKDKYFETAVKNINMVTEKQRQLTLF from the coding sequence ATGAATGAGTATCAAGAGTTTTTAAAATCAAAGGAACGAAAAGTAGCCGAAGCGGGTTTTGAACTTCCTGATGAAGAATTAAACCCTAACCTATTCAACTTTCAGCGTTACATCGTGAGCAAAGCACTAAGAATGGGGCGGTATGCCATATTCGCCGATTGCGGACTTGGAAAGACCTTAATGCAATTGGAATGGGCACACCAAGTAAGTAAGCACACACAGAAGCCAGTGCTAATACTTTGCCCTCTGGCGGTAGCCTATCAAACCATATCAGAGGGGCAAAAGTTCGGTATTAAGGTAGAAAAGTATCACGACAACGAACCATTACAAGGCGTGTACATCAGCAATTACGAGCAGTTGGATAATATCAATACTGCTCAATTCGTAGGGGTAGTGCTTGATGAGAGTTCAATATTAAAGAACTTCACCGGAAAGTATAAGAATGCCTTAATTAAGGCTTTCAAAAACACTCCTTACAAATTGTGTTGTACGGCAACTCCAAGCCCTAATGACTTGAATGAGATAGGCAACCACTCCGAGTTTCTTAATGTATTAGATGCTCAGGATATGCGGGCTAAGTGGTTCGTGCGTGATGAGGGAATGAACAACTACCGCCTTAAAGGACACGCCACTAATGACTTCTATGGGTGGATTAGTTCGTGGGCAACTATGCTTACAAAACCCTCAGATATAGGATTTAGCGCTGAGGGCTATGAGTTGCCAAAACTAAACTACATCGAAAAGGAAATACAGACACAGAAGCGTGATAATGGTATGCTTTTCAACCCTTACTCGGTAAGTGCTACCGAGTTCCAAAAGGAATTACGCAACACACTTGACCAACGCATTGAAGCGGTAGCCGAGATTGTGAATAATTCCGATGAGGCATTTATTGTTTGGGTAAATCAAAATGAAGAGGAAAAGAAAGTACTTGAACTCATACCCGATGCGGTAGCGGTGAATGGTAGCGAAAAAACAGAGGTCAAAGAAAAGAAACTACTCGGATTTGCTAATGGTGAATTTAGGGTATTGGTAACCAAGAAGAAAATAGCCCAGTTCGGTATGAATTTTCAGAATTGCCATAATCAAATATTCGCAAGCCTTGACTTCTCATTCGAGGGCACATACCAAGCCGTAAGGAGGTCTTATCGCTTTGGACAAACAAAAGAAGTAAACATCTATTTCATAACCACTGACACAATGGAAAATGTAAAACAAACAAGAGAACGCAAAGAACAACAATTTAAGGAAATGCAGGACCAGATGAATAAATTCATAAACGGTAACGCTTTCGGACTACTCAATTCGTATGAGTTTAAAGAAGTGAAAACGCCTAATTATTGGCTGATGAAAGGCGACAGTTGCATTGAGATTAAACGCATTCCTGATAACTCAGTAGATTTAATCATATTCAGCCCCCCGTTTAGTTCGTTATTCACCTACTCTAACTACATTCACGATATGGGGAATAATGAAAGCCACGAAGATTTCTTTAAGCAATACACATTCCTTTTACACGATTTGTATAGAATATTGAAGCCTGGCAGGCTAATGGTTTGCCACACCAAAGATTTGGCGGTATATAAGAATTCAAGCGGTTATACCGGACTATACGACTTCACGGGAGACCACCATAGAGCCGTTGAGGCGGTAGGATTTAAATATCACTCTAAGGTGAATATCTGGACCGACCCAGTTTTGGAAATGCAACGTACCAAAACGCAACGACTTCTATACAAGCAACTGCGTAAGGATAGTAGTTACACGGGGGTAGGGCTACCTGAATATTGCACTATATTTCGCAAGTGGGAAGGAAATGAGGAAGATTGGACACCAATTAACAACAAGAATAAAGAGAATTTTCCATTAGATGTTTGGCAACATTGGGCATCGCCTACTTGGAATGTAGAGAAGGGAGATATTGACCATCTACACGAAGTAATGGAAGATTACAAAGTAAATACGTGGTTTGATATTAAGCGTACTGATGTACTCAACGGAAAGAAAGAGGCTACTGATTTAGGCGATGAAAAGCACATTGCACCGTTGCAATTATCAGTTATCAAGCGTTGTGTGCAGATGTGGAGCAATAAGGGAGAAACTGTATTTACACCATTCTTAGGAATAGGAAGTGAGATATACGAGGCAGTTACATTAGAACGCTACGGTATAGGCATAGAACTCAAAGATAAGTATTTTGAAACCGCCGTTAAGAATATTAATATGGTAACCGAGAAGCAACGACAATTAACGTTATTCTAA
- a CDS encoding Acb2/Tad1 domain-containing protein, whose translation MTAEFKELKKELDSLLAKVEQLPRTRELSLVITKLEEGTMWLEKEIRKQEK comes from the coding sequence ATGACAGCAGAATTTAAAGAATTAAAAAAGGAATTGGACAGCTTACTTGCAAAAGTAGAACAGTTGCCACGTACAAGAGAGTTATCACTTGTAATTACAAAATTAGAAGAGGGCACAATGTGGCTCGAAAAAGAAATCAGAAAACAAGAAAAGTAG
- a CDS encoding DUF3127 domain-containing protein — MEIQGQIKVIFATETVGQNGFQKRDLVITTDGQYPQDIIIQFTQGNCALLDTLQVGQRVKVHFNLQGREWTSPQGEVKYFNTVLGWKIELIQTTNVAQSQYQQSPQGYAQAPQGYTPPAHPPQQGQPQYQQAQIFNNMGQAPAQEDDGMPF, encoded by the coding sequence ATGGAAATACAAGGACAAATTAAAGTAATATTTGCTACTGAAACAGTAGGACAAAATGGCTTTCAAAAGCGTGATTTGGTTATCACCACCGATGGGCAATATCCACAAGATATTATCATTCAATTTACACAAGGCAATTGCGCATTGTTGGACACCTTACAAGTAGGGCAGAGGGTAAAAGTACACTTTAACCTGCAAGGGCGGGAATGGACAAGCCCGCAAGGTGAGGTGAAATACTTCAATACAGTATTAGGGTGGAAAATTGAACTCATTCAAACCACGAATGTAGCGCAATCTCAATACCAACAATCTCCCCAAGGTTACGCACAAGCACCACAGGGATATACACCCCCAGCGCACCCTCCACAACAAGGGCAACCGCAATACCAGCAGGCGCAAATTTTTAACAATATGGGGCAAGCACCCGCACAAGAAGATGACGGAATGCCTTTTTAA
- a CDS encoding ATP-binding protein gives MSLIKKANELTIQTKIKALIYGQAGTGKTTLALSSPKPLLFDFDNGVHRVNFAHLQDVDTVQIRSYQDFLDVLANENLTPYETFVIDTGGKMLDFMGEYIIKNNPKMGKANGMLTLQGFGERKMMFSALVKRISIMNKHVVFVAHRETKTEGDDTRYIPQFGGTNYDNLVTELDLVGYVEAQGRERTITFDPTSRNDGKNSCNLPPLFKIPTIIDEQGNPTAPNDFFTTHVIEAYNARLEQHRKANEAYQKLIKEIDDNIAVITDIDSLNETAQRIQEWQHIGNSKIVAGRKLNEKAATLNAKFNKESKQYEAV, from the coding sequence ATGAGTTTAATAAAAAAAGCAAATGAGCTTACAATTCAGACTAAAATTAAAGCCCTTATATATGGGCAGGCTGGTACAGGGAAGACTACCCTTGCGCTATCATCACCAAAGCCGCTACTTTTTGACTTCGACAACGGCGTACACCGTGTGAACTTCGCACACTTGCAAGATGTGGACACTGTACAGATACGCTCTTATCAGGACTTCTTGGACGTGCTTGCGAATGAAAATCTAACTCCTTATGAAACCTTTGTTATTGATACAGGAGGAAAGATGTTAGACTTTATGGGCGAGTATATCATTAAGAATAACCCCAAAATGGGAAAAGCAAATGGTATGCTAACACTACAAGGCTTTGGAGAACGTAAGATGATGTTTTCAGCACTTGTAAAACGTATTAGCATAATGAACAAGCACGTGGTATTCGTCGCTCATAGGGAAACAAAAACAGAAGGCGACGACACTCGCTACATTCCTCAATTCGGAGGCACAAACTATGACAACCTTGTGACAGAGTTAGACCTTGTAGGGTATGTAGAAGCGCAAGGTCGTGAGCGTACTATCACATTTGACCCCACTTCACGCAATGACGGCAAGAACTCGTGCAATTTGCCTCCGCTCTTTAAGATACCTACCATTATTGATGAGCAGGGCAACCCTACCGCACCTAACGACTTCTTCACAACGCACGTAATTGAGGCGTATAATGCGAGATTAGAACAACACCGCAAGGCTAATGAGGCATACCAAAAGCTCATTAAAGAGATTGACGACAATATAGCGGTTATCACAGATATAGACAGCCTCAACGAAACTGCTCAACGAATACAGGAGTGGCAACATATCGGCAACTCTAAGATAGTAGCGGGGCGCAAACTCAATGAGAAAGCGGCGACTTTGAATGCAAAATTCAACAAAGAAAGCAAGCAGTATGAAGCAGTATAA
- a CDS encoding phage antirepressor Ant, producing MYEITNTNYQPMQELIKITEKNGNKAVSARELHKFLEITERFSNWFERMLQYGFVENHDFTSVKSFTLVNNGAQRELEDYALTLDCAKEISMLQRSERGKMARQYFIECEKQLRAKEQAHQQIPQSFSEALRLAAEQAERIEAQQKQLQAQAPKVLFADTVIGSQSSCLIGELAKLITQKGYEIGEKRLFKWLRENHYLGTRGEYYNIPNQQYIEQGLFELKKGTRSGSGGVMHTTITPKVTGKGQVYFVNKFLKTI from the coding sequence ATGTATGAAATAACAAACACAAACTATCAGCCTATGCAAGAGTTGATTAAAATCACCGAAAAAAATGGCAATAAAGCAGTATCAGCAAGAGAATTACACAAATTCTTAGAAATTACTGAAAGATTTAGTAATTGGTTTGAAAGAATGTTGCAGTATGGGTTTGTTGAAAACCACGATTTTACAAGTGTTAAAAGTTTTACGCTTGTGAATAATGGTGCGCAAAGAGAGTTAGAAGACTACGCCCTCACTCTTGATTGTGCAAAAGAGATTTCAATGCTACAACGCTCTGAAAGGGGCAAAATGGCACGCCAATATTTTATTGAGTGTGAAAAGCAACTAAGAGCAAAAGAACAAGCACACCAACAAATTCCTCAATCATTTTCAGAAGCATTGCGATTAGCAGCTGAACAAGCCGAGAGGATAGAAGCCCAACAAAAGCAACTGCAAGCGCAAGCGCCTAAGGTATTATTTGCAGACACAGTAATAGGCTCTCAATCTTCCTGCCTTATTGGTGAACTTGCTAAACTCATCACTCAAAAAGGCTATGAGATAGGAGAAAAGAGGCTTTTCAAGTGGTTACGAGAAAATCACTACTTAGGCACACGAGGCGAGTACTATAACATTCCTAACCAACAATACATTGAGCAAGGACTTTTTGAATTAAAGAAAGGCACACGCTCAGGAAGCGGCGGGGTAATGCACACTACTATTACTCCAAAAGTAACAGGCAAAGGGCAAGTTTATTTTGTTAATAAGTTCCTTAAAACAATATAA
- a CDS encoding MerR family transcriptional regulator — protein sequence MLSRVERLNDDINALFASEREELWAMQGVVPNTVDLMAMAIERYEDSKRAKRLLRVPEVAEYLGVSDYIVRTWLTSGVLKNENLAGGQSLISVKQLEDLKEKDPNKILRKMKRNK from the coding sequence ATGTTAAGTAGAGTAGAAAGATTAAACGATGATATTAACGCACTATTCGCAAGTGAGCGTGAGGAGTTGTGGGCAATGCAAGGTGTAGTGCCTAACACGGTGGACTTAATGGCAATGGCGATTGAACGTTATGAGGACAGCAAGCGTGCTAAGAGATTGCTACGTGTTCCTGAGGTGGCTGAGTACTTAGGGGTATCGGATTATATTGTGCGTACGTGGCTAACAAGTGGGGTATTGAAGAACGAGAACCTTGCAGGAGGGCAGTCGCTTATAAGCGTAAAACAGTTGGAAGACTTGAAGGAGAAAGACCCCAACAAAATACTAAGAAAGATGAAGAGAAACAAATAA
- a CDS encoding XRE family transcriptional regulator yields MKDNSDTQQKLSEIPEINQRFIEVMKYKGYSGYKLAQEIDGLSEAKITHIRSGRNKVSSEILKLITNKFPDINPIWLLTGKETMIKGENTPEKTITSSVPIIANEVINYSEKGVPYYNVDFTNGFMGVVEFENIKPDYYINYPPANNCDFWINATGRSMENMINHGDIVAVKEVDLSWFPLGEIYAIVTSNGYRLIKRITESRNKKCFRLVSENPDKDNYPDQDIPKQYITRLFKVIIASKIIS; encoded by the coding sequence ATGAAGGATAATTCAGATACACAACAAAAGTTAAGTGAAATTCCTGAAATTAATCAACGCTTCATTGAAGTAATGAAGTATAAAGGATATTCAGGATACAAACTTGCACAAGAAATTGACGGTCTTTCAGAAGCAAAAATAACACATATACGTTCGGGGAGAAATAAAGTGAGCTCTGAAATATTAAAACTTATAACTAATAAGTTCCCCGATATTAATCCCATTTGGTTGCTCACAGGAAAAGAAACTATGATAAAGGGTGAAAACACCCCTGAAAAAACAATAACATCATCAGTGCCAATAATCGCCAATGAAGTAATCAATTACAGTGAAAAAGGCGTGCCTTATTACAATGTCGATTTTACCAACGGTTTTATGGGTGTGGTAGAGTTTGAAAACATCAAACCCGATTATTACATTAACTACCCTCCTGCTAATAATTGCGATTTTTGGATTAACGCCACCGGTCGCTCAATGGAAAATATGATAAATCACGGTGATATAGTAGCCGTCAAAGAAGTAGATTTATCTTGGTTTCCTCTCGGCGAAATATACGCTATCGTAACATCTAATGGCTATCGCCTCATCAAGCGCATTACTGAGTCTCGAAACAAGAAATGTTTTCGTCTTGTGTCTGAAAATCCCGATAAAGACAACTATCCCGACCAAGATATACCAAAACAATATATCACTCGTCTGTTCAAGGTGATAATTGCAAGTAAAATAATTAGTTAG